The following are encoded together in the Triticum dicoccoides isolate Atlit2015 ecotype Zavitan chromosome 6B, WEW_v2.0, whole genome shotgun sequence genome:
- the LOC119322740 gene encoding probable diaminopimelate decarboxylase, chloroplastic: MAAANLLSRSLVPSLTPNPGSQPSRSRAASVSLRRRHGPAAPLRASLSTASPSTRVAMGEAPKHCFQRGADGHLYCEGVRVEDTMAAADRTPFYLYSKPQVVRNFTAYDKALQGLRSIVGYAVKANNNLSVLQLLRGLGCGAVLVSGNELRLALRAGFDPTRCIFNGNGKTLEDLVLAAESGVFVNIDSEFDLENIVTAARVAGRQVPVLLRINPDVDPQVHPYVATGNKTSKFGIRNEKLQWFLDSIKSYSNDIKLVGVHCHLGSTITKVDIFRDAANLMVNFVDEIRAQGFELEYLNIGGGLGIDYHHTGAVLPTPMDLINTVRELVLSRDLTLIIEPGRSLIANTCCFVNKVTGVKSNGTKNFIVVDGSMAELIRPSLYGAYQHIELVSPSPGAEVATFDIVGPVCESADFLGKDRELPTPEKGAGLVVHDAGAYCMSMASTYNLKMRPAEYWVEDDGSIVKIRHGETFDDYMKFFDGLPA; encoded by the exons ATGGCGGCGGCCAACCTCCTCTCCCGCTCCCTCGTCCCCTCGCTGACCCCCAACCCCGGCAGCCAACCAAGCCGCAGCCGCGCCGCATCCGTCTCGCTGCGCCGCCGTCACGGACCCGCGGCCCCCCTCCGCGCCTCCCTCTCCACGGCCTCCCCGTCCACGCGCGTGGCCATGGGGGAGGCGCCCAAGCACTGCTTCCAGCGCGGCGCCGACGGCCACCTCTACTGCGAGGGGGTGCGGGTGGAGGACACGATGGCGGCGGCAGACCGGACCCCGTTCTATCTCTACAGCAAGCCGCAGGTCGTCCGGAACTTCACCGCATACGACAAGGCGCTCCAGGGGCTCCGCTCAATCGTGGGGTACGCGGTGAAGGCCAACAACAACCTCAGCGTGCTGCAGCTCCTGCGGGGGCTCGGGTGCGGCGCCGTCCTTGTCAGCGGCAACGAGCTCCGCCTCGCGCTACGGGCAGGATTTGACCCCACCAG GTGCATATTTAATGGAAATGGAAAGACATTGGAAGATCTTGTTTTAGCCGCAGAGAGTGGAGTATTTGTAAATATAGACAGTGAGTTTGATTTGGAGAATATTGTCACTGCTGCAAGAGTTGCAGGAAGGCAAGTGCCTGTCTTGCTCAGAATTAATCCAGATGTGGATCCACAG GTTCATCCCTATGTTGCCACTGGAAACAAAACATCCAAATTTGGGATTCGCAATGAAAAATTGCAATGGTTCTTAGACTCTATTAAGTCATACTCAAATGATATTAAACTGGTGGGTGTTCATTGCCATCTTGGATCTACCATTACAAAG GTTGATATTTTCAGAGACGCTGCAAATCTTATGGTGAACTTTGTTGATGAAATTCGAGCACAAGGTTTTGAGTTGGAGTACCTGAATATTGGAGGTGGCTTGGGGATAGACTACCACCACACTGGTGCAGTCTTGCCTACACCTATGGATCTTATCAACACT GTCCGGGAATTGGTCCTCTCACGGGATCTTACTCTCATTATCGAACCTGGAAGATCCCTGATCGCCAATACGTGCTGCTTCGTCAATAAGGTCACTGGTGTAAAATCTAACGGCACAAAGAATTTCATTGTAGTTGATGGCAGCATGGCTGAGCTCATCAGGCCTAGTCTATATGGAGCATATCAG CATATAGAACTAGTTTCTCCCTCTCCAGGTGCAGAAGTAGCAACCTTTGACATTGTTGGGCCAGTCTGCGAATCTGCAGATTTCCTTGGCAAAGACAGGGAGCTTCCAACACCTGAAAAG GGAGCTGGTTTGGTTGTCCATGACGCAGGAGCCTACTGCATGAGCATGGCTTCGACCTACAATCTGAAGATGAGACCAGCCGAGTATTGG GTAGAGGACGATGGGTCCATCGTTAAGATCAGGCACGGTGAAACATTTGACGACTACATGAAGTTCTTTGATGGTCTTCCTGCCTAG